Proteins encoded by one window of Rhodohalobacter sp. SW132:
- a CDS encoding glucosyl-3-phosphoglycerate synthase, whose product MEDSVNNLQQWIDQNTYHHSQFWDIKKLVEAKEKHGLTISLCLPTLNEEKTIGKEVILFKSELVNRYPLIDEIAVIDSGSDDNTLEVAKTYGADTYLSSEILPNLEPKMGKGENLWKAIHQLKGDIIVYVDADISNIHPRFVYGLVAPLIYREEVKYVKAFYDRPLAVSGGVRNSGGGRVTEILVRPLFSLFFPELTAIIQPLSGEYAVRREVLERIAFPIGYGVETSHLIDVHHKFGLEAFAQTDLDKRVHENKPTISLGKMSFGILQTFLKRAQALGKFENVDHETILRQFQVTKSQYQQNEISIIEEERPPMIEIEEYRKKFGRS is encoded by the coding sequence ATGGAGGATTCTGTGAATAATCTGCAACAGTGGATCGACCAAAATACCTACCACCATTCTCAATTCTGGGACATTAAGAAACTTGTTGAAGCAAAAGAGAAACACGGTCTCACGATTTCGCTTTGCCTTCCCACACTGAACGAAGAAAAAACAATCGGTAAAGAAGTTATCCTGTTTAAGTCTGAACTGGTTAATCGCTATCCCCTGATTGATGAAATTGCTGTAATCGACTCAGGATCGGATGACAACACACTTGAAGTTGCAAAAACGTACGGCGCTGACACTTATCTCTCGTCTGAAATTCTCCCCAACCTGGAACCAAAAATGGGGAAAGGCGAAAATCTCTGGAAAGCAATTCATCAGCTGAAAGGAGATATCATTGTCTATGTGGATGCGGATATCAGCAACATACACCCCCGGTTCGTTTATGGGCTGGTTGCCCCGCTGATTTATCGTGAGGAAGTAAAGTATGTGAAGGCGTTTTACGATCGTCCTCTCGCCGTCTCTGGCGGTGTGAGAAATTCAGGCGGAGGTCGCGTCACCGAAATATTGGTCAGGCCTCTGTTTTCTCTGTTTTTTCCCGAACTCACCGCTATTATTCAGCCGCTTTCAGGCGAATATGCCGTACGCCGCGAAGTGCTGGAGCGAATTGCGTTTCCAATCGGATACGGTGTTGAAACCTCGCACCTGATTGATGTTCATCACAAGTTTGGGCTGGAAGCATTCGCCCAGACAGATCTCGACAAACGGGTGCACGAAAATAAACCCACCATCTCACTGGGTAAAATGTCGTTCGGAATTCTTCAAACGTTTCTCAAACGGGCACAGGCGCTCGGTAAATTTGAGAACGTGGATCACGAAACCATTTTGAGGCAATTCCAGGTTACAAAAAGCCAATATCAGCAGAATGAAATTTCAATTATTGAAGAGGAACGCCCTCCGATGATTGAGATTGAAGAGTATCGCAAAAAATTCGGCCGTTCGTAA
- a CDS encoding HAD family hydrolase, which yields MKQKTLLAERFKELSNPLQPEPTGEQPQLTKLTGIKAVIFDFYGTLFISGVGDIGIDDGNSDSQLLLDALDGADIEVSDPKAGKRGYEIYNKVVTDEIQEIKASGIPYPEPDIRKVWRNVLNQMYAEGLIRSSTSSDDHERMAVEFEVRMNPVWPMEDLHETLEILRNKEMILGIISNSQFYTPIAFEALAGHNLTSLGFDQDLLHWSFEESRKKPGLQFYENFMEKASKKYPALQPENYLYVGNDMLKDVYPAHEMGMKTALFAGDNRSLKWRKDDSRTKNLKPDIVITTLSQIAECI from the coding sequence ATGAAACAGAAAACATTGCTTGCTGAACGATTTAAAGAGCTTTCAAACCCGCTTCAACCTGAACCCACCGGAGAGCAGCCGCAACTCACTAAACTTACAGGGATAAAGGCCGTAATTTTCGATTTTTACGGTACACTATTTATTTCCGGAGTAGGGGATATTGGAATCGATGATGGAAACTCCGACTCCCAGCTGCTTCTCGATGCTCTTGATGGTGCAGATATTGAAGTATCTGATCCTAAAGCGGGAAAACGTGGATATGAGATCTATAACAAGGTCGTCACAGATGAGATCCAGGAGATCAAGGCGAGTGGAATTCCATACCCTGAGCCCGATATCCGGAAAGTCTGGAGAAATGTATTGAACCAGATGTACGCCGAAGGACTGATTCGCTCTTCTACATCATCGGATGATCACGAGCGAATGGCCGTGGAGTTTGAAGTTCGAATGAACCCGGTCTGGCCGATGGAGGATCTCCATGAAACACTTGAAATACTCCGCAACAAAGAGATGATCCTGGGCATCATTTCTAATTCTCAATTTTATACGCCCATCGCATTCGAAGCACTTGCAGGCCATAATCTCACATCGCTCGGGTTTGATCAGGATCTCCTTCACTGGTCATTTGAAGAGTCGAGAAAAAAACCGGGACTTCAGTTCTATGAGAATTTCATGGAGAAAGCATCAAAAAAATACCCGGCCCTGCAGCCTGAAAATTATCTTTATGTTGGTAATGATATGCTGAAAGATGTGTACCCGGCCCATGAAATGGGTATGAAAACCGCTCTGTTTGCCGGAGACAACCGATCTCTGAAATGGAGAAAAGACGATTCACGTACTAAAAATCTAAAACCGGATATCGTCATAACTACTCTGAGCCAGATCGCCGAATGCATCTGA
- a CDS encoding sugar phosphorylase, producing MSYPRFTDSFKKQLQKHYSFIYGDEKVEYCLQQTHKLLDEYDMSPAEGDFSFKNVWSHQDQILITYGDMVQPDEGEPVSKLHKQHEFLNEHLKGFISSVHILPFYPSSSDDGFSVVDYKRVDTRVGGWDDIEEMSKDFRLMGDLVMNHASRHSSWFKKYLRNKEPYTDYFIEVDPSLDLSEVTRPRSSPLLTPVHTDKGEKFVWTTFSDDQIDVNFANPDLLFRFIDIFLFYLKEGLSVIRLDAVAFIWKEIGTSCIHLPETHEIVKLMRTIVDHYAPETTLITETNVPHKENISYFGDGDEAHMVYQFSLPPLLLHAILTENASYLTRWAESLHTLPENCTYFNFTSSHDGIGVRPLEGLVPDEEFAALVEGMRGRGGFVSEKQNPDGSLSPYELNITYFDAFSDYNGSQSIQERRYICSQIIMLSLQGVPGIYFHNLTATRNNMRGVSITGRYRTINRKKWGYNELVDALNDPDTNTYRIFNRYKEILEKRNQHPAFHPFGKQKVFDADPDLFCIERVDPEGMERVFVAANLTDEEKILDITGDQFPFEKNKNYDDILSEKVCISEGTLTLKSYQVAWIMI from the coding sequence ATGAGCTACCCCCGATTTACAGACTCTTTTAAAAAACAATTACAAAAACATTACTCCTTCATCTACGGCGACGAAAAAGTGGAGTATTGTCTTCAACAGACACACAAACTGTTGGATGAGTACGATATGAGTCCGGCAGAAGGTGATTTTTCGTTTAAAAATGTATGGTCTCATCAGGATCAGATACTGATTACGTATGGTGATATGGTTCAGCCGGATGAAGGTGAGCCTGTGTCAAAACTCCATAAACAGCACGAATTTCTGAATGAGCATCTGAAGGGATTTATTTCATCGGTACATATTCTACCCTTTTACCCGAGCTCATCCGATGACGGCTTTTCGGTTGTGGATTATAAGCGGGTAGATACCCGTGTGGGCGGCTGGGATGATATAGAAGAAATGAGCAAAGATTTCAGGTTGATGGGCGACCTGGTGATGAATCATGCATCCCGCCACAGCAGCTGGTTTAAGAAATATCTGAGAAATAAAGAACCGTATACCGATTATTTTATTGAAGTGGATCCCTCTCTGGATCTGAGTGAAGTGACGCGGCCGAGGAGTTCACCTTTGCTCACGCCGGTTCACACCGATAAAGGTGAGAAGTTTGTCTGGACAACCTTCAGTGATGACCAAATTGATGTGAATTTTGCAAACCCTGATCTCCTTTTCCGATTCATCGATATTTTCCTGTTCTACCTTAAAGAAGGTTTGTCGGTGATTCGGCTGGATGCTGTAGCATTTATATGGAAAGAGATTGGCACATCTTGCATACATCTGCCGGAAACGCATGAAATTGTGAAACTGATGCGAACGATTGTAGATCATTATGCACCGGAGACAACACTGATTACCGAGACCAATGTGCCGCATAAAGAGAATATCAGCTACTTTGGTGATGGTGATGAAGCTCATATGGTTTATCAGTTCAGTCTGCCGCCGCTGCTTTTACACGCTATTCTCACGGAGAATGCGTCGTACCTCACGAGGTGGGCAGAATCACTACATACGCTTCCCGAAAACTGTACCTATTTCAATTTTACATCATCGCATGACGGCATTGGAGTACGGCCGCTTGAAGGGCTGGTGCCGGATGAGGAGTTTGCAGCCCTCGTAGAGGGTATGAGAGGCAGAGGCGGGTTTGTATCGGAAAAGCAGAATCCCGATGGAAGTTTAAGCCCCTACGAGTTAAATATCACCTATTTTGATGCATTTTCAGACTATAACGGATCTCAAAGTATACAGGAACGGCGTTATATCTGCTCTCAGATCATTATGTTGAGTTTACAGGGTGTTCCCGGTATCTACTTCCACAATCTGACGGCTACCCGAAACAACATGCGAGGCGTTTCCATAACCGGGCGGTACCGAACCATTAATCGTAAGAAATGGGGATATAACGAACTTGTTGATGCGTTAAACGATCCGGACACCAATACCTATCGTATTTTTAACAGGTACAAGGAGATTCTGGAGAAAAGAAATCAACACCCGGCGTTTCATCCGTTTGGAAAACAGAAAGTTTTTGATGCAGATCCGGACCTGTTTTGCATTGAACGGGTCGATCCTGAAGGCATGGAACGGGTTTTTGTAGCTGCGAATCTTACAGACGAAGAAAAGATCTTAGATATTACCGGAGATCAGTTTCCCTTCGAAAAGAATAAAAATTACGACGATATACTCAGTGAGAAGGTGTGTATCTCAGAGGGAACTCTGACACTAAAATCTTACCAGGTGGCCTGGATTATGATCTGA